One genomic window of Cyprinus carpio isolate SPL01 chromosome B8, ASM1834038v1, whole genome shotgun sequence includes the following:
- the LOC109075848 gene encoding drebrin-like protein B isoform X1: MAVNLSKNGPALTAAYKEVVDEKSETNWALFTYEGNTNDIRLAEKGDGGLEELVEELNSGKVMYAFCRVEDPNSGLPKYVLINWTGEGVKDARKGQCANHVSSIANFLKGAHVTINARADEDVEPEAIMQKVAKASGANYSFHKESNRFRDSGPQGPVGSVYQKTNAMSEIKKTNKDTFWAQAEKDEEKRLQEEKRRAAEERQRLEKERKDREVKEAELREKKAKERASQINEQRKYQQQQEAENRGQQKQQWEEEEEERKQAAQKPFKRGESVEKANEAAALVSQRSVNPREMFKQREMGINPANTDNTQSSPKPGRLNSPFLSKQSCDPEPFRSPVRQASPLRAREPSFEEQPRYQYVEPEPEPEPEYEDVQAVADNYEMPVEQKQPQYEAVVEEDAIYEDPALAEEQNTYETTGDRGVCARALYDYQAADDTEISFDPDDIITGIEMIDEGWWRGYAPDGRFGMFPANYVELI, from the exons atggTGGTCTGGAGGAGTTAGTCGAGGAGCTGAACAGTGGGAAGGTGATGTACGCTTTCTGCCGTGTTGAAGACCCCAACTCCGGCCTTCCCAAATATGTCCTCATTAACTGG acCGGTGAGGGTGTTAAAGATGCCAGAAAAGGCCAGTGTGCGAACCATGTGAGCTCTATAGCCAACTTCCTTAAG GGAGCTCACGTGACGATAAATGCACGGGCAGATGAGGACGTGGAGCCTGAAGCCATCATGCAGAAAGTGGCCAAAGCCTCAGGAGCCAACTACAGCTTTCACAAAGAGTCCAATCGCTTCAGAGACAGCGGGCCGCAGGGGCCTGTG GGATCTGTTTACCAGAAGACTAATGCCATGTCTGAAATCAAGAAAACCAACAAAGACACTTTCTGGGCCCAGGCAGAG AAAGATGAGGAGAAGCGTCTTCAGGAGGAGAAGAGAAGGGCGGCAGAAGAGAGGCAGCGGctagagaaagagaggaaggacAGAGAGGTTAAGGAAGCAGAGTTACGGgaaaagaaagcaaaagagaGGGCATCACAGATAAATGAACAAAG GAAGTACCAGCAGCAGCAGGAGGCAGAAAATCGAGGCCAGCAGAAACAGCAATGG gaggaggaggaggaggagaggaagcaGGCAGCACAGAAACCCTTTAAACGCGGAGAGTCGGTGGAAAAAGCCAAC GAAGCCGCGGCTCTTGTCTCCCAGCGCTCTGTTAATCCCAGAGAAATGTTCAAACAGAGAGAGATGGGCATCAACCCTGCTAACACAGACAATACTCAGTCCAGTCCAAAACCAG GGCGGTTGAACAGCCCTTTTCTGTCCAAGCAGTCATGTGACCCAGAGCCATTTCGCTCTCCCGTGCGTCAGGCCTCACCTTTACGAGCCAGAG AGCCCAGTTTTGAGGAGCAACCCAGATATCAGTATGTGGAACCAGAGCCAGAACCCGAGCCAGAGTATGAAG ATGTACAAGCGGTCGCTGATAATTATGAAATGCCTGTAGAACAAAAGCAGCCACAGTATGAGGCAGTAGTGGAAGAAGACGCCATCTATGAGGATCCAGCACTG GCGGAGGAGCAGAACACGTATGAGACGACAGGTGATCGCGGCGTCTGCGCCAGGGCTCTGTATGACTACCAAGCTG CTGATGACACAGAGATCTCGTTTGACCCAGATGACATCATCACCGGCATCGAGATGATTGATGAAGGCTGGTGGCGAGGATACGCACCGGATGGCCGTTTCGGCATGTTCCCGGCAAATTACGTGGAACTTATCTAA
- the LOC109075848 gene encoding drebrin-like protein B isoform X2 codes for MAVNLSKNGPALTAAYKEVVDEKSETNWALFTYEGNTNDIRLAEKGDGGLEELVEELNSGKVMYAFCRVEDPNSGLPKYVLINWTGEGVKDARKGQCANHVSSIANFLKGAHVTINARADEDVEPEAIMQKVAKASGANYSFHKESNRFRDSGPQGPVGSVYQKTNAMSEIKKTNKDTFWAQAEKDEEKRLQEEKRRAAEERQRLEKERKDREVKEAELREKKAKERASQINEQRKYQQQQEAENRGQQKQQWEEEEERKQAAQKPFKRGESVEKANEAAALVSQRSVNPREMFKQREMGINPANTDNTQSSPKPGRLNSPFLSKQSCDPEPFRSPVRQASPLRAREPSFEEQPRYQYVEPEPEPEPEYEDVQAVADNYEMPVEQKQPQYEAVVEEDAIYEDPALAEEQNTYETTGDRGVCARALYDYQAADDTEISFDPDDIITGIEMIDEGWWRGYAPDGRFGMFPANYVELI; via the exons atggTGGTCTGGAGGAGTTAGTCGAGGAGCTGAACAGTGGGAAGGTGATGTACGCTTTCTGCCGTGTTGAAGACCCCAACTCCGGCCTTCCCAAATATGTCCTCATTAACTGG acCGGTGAGGGTGTTAAAGATGCCAGAAAAGGCCAGTGTGCGAACCATGTGAGCTCTATAGCCAACTTCCTTAAG GGAGCTCACGTGACGATAAATGCACGGGCAGATGAGGACGTGGAGCCTGAAGCCATCATGCAGAAAGTGGCCAAAGCCTCAGGAGCCAACTACAGCTTTCACAAAGAGTCCAATCGCTTCAGAGACAGCGGGCCGCAGGGGCCTGTG GGATCTGTTTACCAGAAGACTAATGCCATGTCTGAAATCAAGAAAACCAACAAAGACACTTTCTGGGCCCAGGCAGAG AAAGATGAGGAGAAGCGTCTTCAGGAGGAGAAGAGAAGGGCGGCAGAAGAGAGGCAGCGGctagagaaagagaggaaggacAGAGAGGTTAAGGAAGCAGAGTTACGGgaaaagaaagcaaaagagaGGGCATCACAGATAAATGAACAAAG GAAGTACCAGCAGCAGCAGGAGGCAGAAAATCGAGGCCAGCAGAAACAGCAATGG gaggaggaggaggagaggaagcaGGCAGCACAGAAACCCTTTAAACGCGGAGAGTCGGTGGAAAAAGCCAAC GAAGCCGCGGCTCTTGTCTCCCAGCGCTCTGTTAATCCCAGAGAAATGTTCAAACAGAGAGAGATGGGCATCAACCCTGCTAACACAGACAATACTCAGTCCAGTCCAAAACCAG GGCGGTTGAACAGCCCTTTTCTGTCCAAGCAGTCATGTGACCCAGAGCCATTTCGCTCTCCCGTGCGTCAGGCCTCACCTTTACGAGCCAGAG AGCCCAGTTTTGAGGAGCAACCCAGATATCAGTATGTGGAACCAGAGCCAGAACCCGAGCCAGAGTATGAAG ATGTACAAGCGGTCGCTGATAATTATGAAATGCCTGTAGAACAAAAGCAGCCACAGTATGAGGCAGTAGTGGAAGAAGACGCCATCTATGAGGATCCAGCACTG GCGGAGGAGCAGAACACGTATGAGACGACAGGTGATCGCGGCGTCTGCGCCAGGGCTCTGTATGACTACCAAGCTG CTGATGACACAGAGATCTCGTTTGACCCAGATGACATCATCACCGGCATCGAGATGATTGATGAAGGCTGGTGGCGAGGATACGCACCGGATGGCCGTTTCGGCATGTTCCCGGCAAATTACGTGGAACTTATCTAA